The following are encoded in a window of Platichthys flesus chromosome 11, fPlaFle2.1, whole genome shotgun sequence genomic DNA:
- the LOC133964917 gene encoding uncharacterized protein LOC133964917, translated as MRNLISVAVILHVAFTAAGLQLDGKEVEFGDMIAYKPEFGWDTVDYQHYATFVGDGYPGGNTFERTDDEPYCFFLPIDMSRSPHVFNFLDGYVDKKGKVYTKGNETEMKARIKETSGNCGLYDAVCNNCEHLATYVRYGEKISIQFNITGGRLLCKLRPECEHMWNYVEKTNESQYNAASSVNPVGLTSLCLIALFLCDMSF; from the exons aTGAGGAACCTGATCTCTGTGGCTGTGATCCTTCATGTGGCGTTCACAGCAGCAGGCCTACAACTCGACGGAAAAGAA GTGGAGTTTGGAGACATGATTGCTTATAAACCTGAGTTTGGATGGGATACTGTTGATTATCAGCATTATGCTACTTTTGTGGGGGACGGATATCCTGGAGGAAACACATTTGAACGCACAG ACGACGAGCCATACTGCTTTTTCTTGCCAATCGATATGTCTAGAAGTCCTCATGTTTTCAATTTCCTCGACGGATATGTGGATAAAAAGGGAAAGGTGTACACCAAAGGCAATGAAACTGAAATGAAGGCCCGCATCAAAGAGACAAGTGGCAACTGTGGATTGTATGATGCTGTCTGCAACAATTGTGAACACCTTGCTACCTATGTGCGTTACGGAGAGAAGATATCAATACAG ttcAACATAACTGGTGGACGGCTCCTCTGCAAACTACGCCCAGAGTGTGAACACATGTGGAATTACGTGGAGAAAACGAATGAGTCACAATATAACGCCGCCTCCTCAGTCAACCCAGTCGGATTGACTTCTTTATGTCTTATTGCTCTTTTCTTATGTGATATGAGTTTTTGA